The following coding sequences are from one candidate division WOR-3 bacterium window:
- a CDS encoding UvrD-helicase domain-containing protein, translating to MLKSLIVAAPAGSGKTEELSKRYIELLKNGVEPQRILTLTFTDKAAAEMKDRILKRLREKPEYGELYRKVRENILRLRISTIHSFCLGLLRRFAPHVGLDPALEPLDEAGSDELWNQALYETLASIAADPDTEDYRTLMDLVAAKKKQAWDDLTKLFATLYKKRVAVERARVEPTAEDDYHALRAELLASQIGPGKIPNYPGLFPKELSADTVDSILARLDENRLAFCNQGGGPIRRGKDKKLVAWNEQMYRYYNTLKSIKDYAEFGRILDLFQRRFLAAYEHRKQEAGAVDFVDMEYRALQIISEDDQWQNILRAFDEETDHLLVDEFQDTSYLQWAIIDKLTEEWRAGRGAKAEKGVEPTIFIVGDVKQSIYFFRDAKVEVFSAVENDLRANLGKRLEKKTIEYNYRSLQAIVDFTNVLFSRLMSQTGQTSQTSTPWRTPYEPFKRGRKNDKPGRVEILLDRSDGNMDVRRPLEAEMVCRRINSLVAGPEPLTIYERQSKPELPEIPRVCGYGDIAILVRTNKHLHFLIDALNRHRIPFVAVGGEGFYSEPEVCHVKSLLAFLADPADNNALYALLRGPLFLLPERDILLANAEPGSSLWERLQAYAQRNPEITSVAAALRSWLGRVNYDNLSTIIEHVLTERRAWTYFWEEQRVANIRKFLRIVEQFELEGRHPLRIAEYFEAAPEEKRADVSVETGKAVQIMTVHKAKGLQFPVVFYTECDNSLANRNDRPLFIEERGPTEAWASYITDAGARKENRFWSEYFEKEAEEEKRVFYVACTRATDALFLTGVWGKHGSSSTLSWLEEHLGLAETKDGFCLTEKIPGVYCLTAQDIPAANPPKPEKKTRPKSFIGQLSPEPPPSTRAVTRNLAIDFKEFGEEAVGTGEILHKVLEAISKGRLTTEVPQLTAEIQRLLRLDGLDPSLHSSILSTVQDLERNESIWNIVKPQARSEAELPAMYCDESGTVWTARIDRVIVTEDEVRIYDYKTYSVEKKEIPRLAREYYEGQLRYYAEACRKLYPGKKVRTFLIFTALPQVVETGLPDA from the coding sequence ATGCTGAAGAGCCTCATAGTTGCGGCACCGGCCGGCTCGGGCAAGACTGAGGAACTGAGCAAGCGATACATCGAACTGCTCAAGAACGGTGTGGAACCGCAACGCATTCTTACCCTGACCTTCACTGACAAAGCCGCGGCCGAAATGAAGGACCGGATACTGAAGAGGCTGCGCGAGAAGCCAGAATATGGCGAGTTGTACCGCAAGGTCCGAGAGAACATTCTCCGACTGCGTATCTCCACCATTCATTCTTTCTGCCTCGGACTCCTGCGCCGGTTCGCACCTCACGTCGGACTAGACCCGGCACTCGAACCACTCGACGAGGCAGGTTCGGATGAGCTGTGGAACCAGGCGCTGTACGAGACCCTTGCCAGCATCGCGGCCGATCCGGACACCGAGGACTATCGCACCCTGATGGACCTGGTCGCCGCGAAGAAAAAGCAGGCGTGGGATGACCTGACGAAGCTGTTCGCAACCCTGTACAAGAAGCGCGTCGCGGTCGAGCGTGCCCGCGTCGAGCCGACGGCAGAAGACGACTATCACGCCCTACGTGCAGAACTGCTTGCCAGTCAGATTGGCCCTGGCAAGATTCCGAACTACCCCGGCCTTTTTCCGAAAGAGCTGTCAGCCGACACGGTTGACAGCATTTTGGCCCGACTGGATGAAAACCGCCTTGCCTTCTGCAACCAGGGTGGCGGCCCGATTCGCCGTGGCAAGGACAAGAAACTCGTCGCGTGGAACGAGCAGATGTACCGCTACTACAACACACTCAAGTCAATCAAGGACTACGCCGAGTTCGGCCGCATTCTCGACTTGTTCCAGCGCCGGTTTCTTGCCGCCTACGAGCACCGCAAACAGGAAGCCGGAGCCGTGGACTTCGTGGATATGGAGTACCGCGCCCTACAGATTATCTCCGAAGACGACCAATGGCAGAATATACTCCGCGCCTTCGACGAAGAAACAGACCACCTGCTTGTCGATGAGTTTCAGGACACCAGTTACCTACAATGGGCCATCATTGACAAGCTGACCGAAGAATGGCGCGCCGGCCGCGGGGCAAAAGCAGAGAAAGGAGTCGAACCGACCATCTTCATCGTCGGCGACGTGAAGCAATCCATCTACTTCTTCCGCGACGCCAAGGTCGAGGTATTCTCGGCAGTTGAGAACGACCTGCGTGCCAACCTGGGCAAGCGCCTCGAGAAGAAGACCATCGAGTACAACTATCGCAGTCTGCAGGCAATTGTGGACTTCACCAATGTGCTGTTCTCAAGATTGATGAGTCAGACTGGTCAGACAAGTCAGACTTCGACGCCCTGGCGCACGCCCTACGAACCGTTCAAGCGCGGCCGCAAGAACGATAAGCCGGGTCGAGTTGAGATACTGCTTGACCGCAGCGATGGGAACATGGACGTGCGGCGCCCCCTCGAAGCCGAGATGGTCTGCCGCCGCATCAATAGCCTGGTGGCTGGTCCTGAGCCGCTGACAATATACGAACGGCAGTCCAAGCCCGAGCTGCCTGAGATACCGCGTGTCTGCGGCTACGGAGACATCGCTATTCTGGTCCGCACCAACAAGCATCTGCACTTCCTCATTGACGCTTTGAACCGCCATCGCATTCCCTTTGTTGCGGTCGGTGGCGAAGGTTTCTATTCCGAACCCGAGGTCTGTCATGTCAAGAGCCTGCTTGCCTTTCTTGCTGACCCGGCCGACAACAACGCGCTCTACGCGCTGTTGCGGGGACCGCTTTTCTTGCTGCCCGAACGCGACATTCTGCTCGCCAATGCCGAGCCGGGTTCTTCTCTGTGGGAACGCCTTCAAGCATACGCTCAGAGAAATCCGGAAATCACATCGGTCGCTGCCGCACTCCGAAGCTGGCTTGGCCGGGTCAACTACGACAACCTCTCGACTATCATTGAACACGTGCTGACCGAACGCCGGGCTTGGACTTACTTCTGGGAAGAGCAGCGGGTGGCAAACATCCGCAAGTTCCTCCGCATTGTCGAACAATTCGAGCTGGAGGGACGACATCCGCTACGCATCGCCGAGTACTTCGAGGCCGCGCCGGAAGAGAAACGTGCCGACGTTAGCGTCGAGACTGGCAAAGCGGTTCAAATAATGACCGTTCACAAAGCCAAGGGTCTCCAGTTCCCCGTTGTCTTCTACACCGAGTGCGACAACTCTCTGGCGAATCGGAATGACAGACCGCTGTTCATCGAGGAACGTGGGCCAACGGAGGCGTGGGCCTCATACATCACCGACGCCGGCGCACGCAAAGAGAACAGGTTCTGGAGCGAATACTTCGAGAAGGAAGCTGAAGAGGAAAAGCGCGTGTTCTATGTTGCTTGCACGCGGGCAACTGACGCGCTGTTCCTGACCGGGGTTTGGGGCAAACACGGCAGCAGTTCCACCCTGTCCTGGCTCGAAGAGCATCTCGGACTCGCCGAGACCAAGGACGGATTCTGCCTCACCGAGAAAATCCCCGGTGTATACTGCCTCACTGCACAGGATATCCCTGCGGCTAACCCACCGAAGCCAGAGAAAAAGACCAGGCCCAAGTCCTTCATCGGCCAGCTCTCACCTGAACCTCCGCCATCTACTCGCGCCGTAACCCGTAACCTCGCCATTGACTTCAAGGAGTTCGGCGAGGAAGCAGTCGGAACCGGCGAGATTCTCCACAAAGTGCTGGAAGCAATCTCAAAGGGTAGACTGACAACCGAAGTCCCACAGCTCACCGCCGAAATCCAGCGACTCCTTCGCCTCGACGGTCTTGACCCCTCCCTGCACTCATCCATTCTGTCCACAGTGCAGGACCTGGAGCGTAACGAGTCGATCTGGAACATAGTGAAACCCCAGGCGAGGTCCGAGGCCGAACTGCCGGCCATGTACTGCGACGAGTCTGGCACGGTCTGGACCGCACGCATAGACCGTGTCATTGTCACCGAAGACGAGGTACGTATTTACGACTACAAGACATACTCAGTGGAAAAGAAGGAGATTCCCAGACTGGCCCGAGAGTACTACGAGGGTCAGCTTCGCTACTATGCCGAGGCCTGCCGCAAGCTGTATCCTGGGAAGAAGGTACGCACCTTCCTAATCTTCACCGCCCTGCCTCAGGTCGTCGA